One Antarctobacter heliothermus DNA segment encodes these proteins:
- the lpxA gene encoding acyl-ACP--UDP-N-acetylglucosamine O-acyltransferase → MDTVIHPAAVVEDGARLGQGCVIGPFCHIGPEVVLHDGVELKSHVVVTGTTEIGAETVIFPFAVIGEIPQDLKFRGEKTSLVIGERNRIREHVTMNTGTEGGGGVTRIGNDGLFMAGCHVAHDVQVGNNVILVNNAALAGHCVIEDEVIIGGLSGVHQWVRIGRGAIIGAVTMVTNDVIPHGLVQGPRGVLDGLNLVGLKRRGVARSDITALRAAFQMLAQGEGAFQDRARRLGEETQSDYVREIVEFVLGDSDRSFLTPG, encoded by the coding sequence GTGGACACGGTGATCCATCCTGCCGCAGTCGTCGAGGACGGTGCGCGGCTCGGACAGGGCTGCGTGATCGGCCCGTTCTGCCATATCGGGCCAGAGGTGGTGCTGCACGACGGTGTCGAGCTGAAAAGCCATGTGGTTGTCACCGGCACGACAGAGATCGGTGCAGAGACAGTGATCTTTCCCTTCGCCGTGATCGGAGAGATCCCGCAGGACCTGAAGTTCCGTGGCGAAAAGACCAGTTTGGTAATCGGTGAGCGCAACCGTATCCGCGAGCATGTGACCATGAACACCGGCACTGAGGGCGGTGGCGGCGTCACGCGCATCGGCAACGACGGGCTGTTCATGGCGGGTTGTCATGTGGCGCATGACGTTCAGGTGGGCAACAATGTGATCCTCGTCAACAATGCCGCGCTGGCCGGTCATTGCGTGATTGAGGATGAGGTGATCATCGGCGGTTTGTCGGGGGTCCATCAATGGGTGCGCATCGGGCGCGGCGCGATCATCGGGGCCGTGACCATGGTGACCAATGACGTGATCCCACACGGGTTGGTGCAGGGGCCGCGCGGTGTATTGGATGGGCTGAATCTGGTTGGCCTCAAGCGGCGCGGCGTGGCCCGGTCCGACATCACAGCGTTGCGCGCGGCCTTTCAGATGTTGGCGCAGGGCGAAGGGGCCTTTCAAGATCGCGCGCGGCGACTGGGTGAAGAAACCCAAAGTGACTATGTACGCGAGA
- the fabZ gene encoding 3-hydroxyacyl-ACP dehydratase FabZ, with protein sequence MTDTLLSADIQLIQRILPHRYPFLLVDRVEQIDGTRSAVGIKNVTMNEPHFQGHFPGLPIMPGVTIVEAMAQTAAVMVGAALDMADKEMKVYFMAIDKCKFRRKVVPGDQLRMRLTTLRGKPGGKVWKFGGVAEVEGDMAAEAEFTAMMDLPS encoded by the coding sequence ATGACCGACACGCTTCTCAGTGCGGACATCCAGCTGATCCAGCGCATTCTGCCGCACCGTTATCCGTTCCTTCTGGTCGACCGGGTCGAACAGATCGACGGGACGCGATCGGCAGTTGGCATCAAGAACGTCACCATGAATGAGCCGCATTTTCAGGGCCATTTCCCCGGACTGCCAATCATGCCCGGCGTGACCATCGTCGAGGCGATGGCACAAACCGCCGCCGTTATGGTGGGGGCCGCGCTCGACATGGCCGACAAGGAGATGAAGGTTTATTTCATGGCCATCGACAAGTGCAAATTCCGCCGCAAGGTGGTGCCCGGTGACCAGTTGCGGATGCGTTTAACCACCCTGCGCGGCAAACCGGGCGGCAAGGTCTGGAAATTCGGCGGCGTGGCCGAGGTTGAGGGCGACATGGCCGCCGAGGCGGAGTTCACCGCCATGATGGACCTGCCGTCTTGA
- a CDS encoding OmpH family outer membrane protein, translated as MTARLAILLLTLWGVAAGAQGQGGPLAESVPTTPILVIEFERVFSESAFGRRVNNEIEQAGRAIATENRRIEAELTEEERGLTDLRSTLAPDEFRKLADAFDEKVQRLRDEQDTKARALGARTDEARRRFLTVAQPVLEGLLREAGATLILERRTVLVAADSIDISDRAIARIDAQIGDGADATLDPTPDPMPEPLEMQPDPQE; from the coding sequence TTGACCGCCCGTCTTGCGATCCTGCTGCTGACGCTTTGGGGCGTCGCGGCAGGCGCGCAGGGGCAGGGCGGCCCCCTGGCGGAATCTGTTCCCACGACGCCGATCCTTGTGATCGAGTTTGAGCGGGTCTTTTCCGAAAGCGCCTTTGGTCGCCGTGTGAACAACGAGATCGAGCAGGCGGGCCGCGCGATCGCGACCGAGAATCGCAGAATAGAGGCCGAACTGACCGAAGAAGAGCGCGGGTTGACCGACCTGCGTTCGACGCTGGCCCCTGATGAATTCCGCAAGCTGGCGGATGCCTTTGACGAAAAGGTTCAGCGCCTGCGCGATGAACAAGACACAAAGGCGCGTGCACTTGGTGCCCGCACCGATGAGGCGCGCCGACGGTTCCTGACTGTCGCCCAGCCGGTGCTTGAGGGCCTGCTGCGCGAGGCAGGCGCTACTTTGATCCTTGAACGGCGCACGGTGCTTGTCGCGGCTGATTCCATCGACATTTCAGACCGAGCCATCGCGCGGATCGATGCCCAAATCGGCGACGGTGCCGATGCGACGCTCGATCCCACCCCCGATCCGATGCCAGAACCCCTTGAGATGCAACCTGACCCGCAGGAGTGA
- the bamA gene encoding outer membrane protein assembly factor BamA translates to MGAGVATIPEIAYAQSYVFNAVSIEGNRRVEPGTILSYAGIARGDRVSAAQLNDAYQRILGSGLFETVEIIPQGSRLVIRVVEYPTINRIAFEGNKRIKDEDLAQIVQSQSRRVFSPRVAEADAQAVSKAYEVQGRLAARVSPKVIRRSDNRVDLVFEVFEGGVAEVERIGFVGNGQYSDRRLRRVLDTKQAGLLRAVIRKDTFIEDRVEFDKQLLRDFYSSRGYVDFRITGINAELSQERDGYFVTFNVEEGQQFKVGEVSVTSDLSEVDADLFASKIRLKRGKVYSPALVENEIARLEKLAVNEGLNFVRVEPRVSRNDRDLTLDIEFQLVRGERIFIERIDIEGNTTTLDRVIRRQFEVVEGDPFNPRAIRESAERIRALGFFNKADVDAREGSSPQQVVIDVDVEEKPTGSISLGGSYSTANGIGITFGFSEKNFLGRGQAFSFKISNAAESQQYGLRFAEPGLFGRDLALGFQLGYSETDNLNADYDTVTGIFQPFLEFPVAEQARLQLRYSLDYGHIRNATDVGGIVIAEAAEGERYDSSVGYTYIFDSLARGLDPNTRYRFEFGQDFAGLGGDTTFIRTNAKAIAQTRIMNEEVTLRATLEGGALSYTQGDSRVTDRFLVGPDIMRGFTYGGIGPREVGGGVDDALGGNLYAVARFEAEFPLGLPEEYGISGGLFYDVGSVWGLSDSTKNKATESVVSTGFDARHVIGFSIFWDSAFGPLRLNFSEPLVKRKYDEVQNFNLTISSQF, encoded by the coding sequence ATGGGGGCGGGGGTGGCGACCATCCCCGAAATTGCCTACGCGCAAAGCTATGTCTTCAATGCCGTCTCTATCGAAGGCAACCGGCGGGTCGAGCCGGGAACAATCCTGTCCTACGCGGGAATCGCGCGGGGGGATCGCGTATCGGCGGCACAACTGAACGACGCCTATCAGCGAATCCTTGGCTCCGGTCTGTTCGAGACCGTCGAGATCATCCCACAAGGGTCACGTCTGGTCATTCGTGTCGTTGAGTATCCGACCATCAACCGCATCGCGTTTGAGGGAAACAAGCGCATCAAGGATGAGGATCTGGCTCAGATCGTGCAATCGCAGTCGCGCCGCGTGTTCAGCCCGCGCGTGGCAGAGGCGGACGCACAGGCGGTCAGCAAGGCCTATGAGGTGCAGGGCCGTCTGGCGGCGCGCGTCTCGCCCAAGGTCATCCGCCGCAGCGACAACCGCGTCGATCTGGTGTTCGAGGTGTTTGAGGGTGGCGTTGCCGAGGTTGAGCGCATCGGCTTTGTCGGCAACGGCCAATACTCTGACCGGCGTTTGCGCCGCGTGTTGGATACCAAGCAGGCGGGCCTGTTGCGCGCCGTGATCCGCAAAGACACCTTCATCGAGGACCGGGTGGAGTTCGACAAGCAGCTCCTGCGCGACTTCTATTCCTCGCGCGGCTATGTCGATTTCCGCATCACCGGCATCAACGCCGAACTCAGCCAGGAACGGGACGGATATTTCGTCACCTTCAACGTTGAGGAAGGCCAGCAATTCAAGGTTGGTGAGGTTTCCGTGACCTCTGACCTGTCAGAAGTCGATGCCGATCTGTTTGCCAGCAAGATTCGTCTCAAGCGCGGCAAGGTTTATTCGCCCGCACTGGTCGAGAATGAGATTGCTCGCCTCGAAAAGCTGGCGGTGAACGAGGGGCTGAACTTTGTCCGGGTCGAACCGCGCGTCAGCCGCAATGACCGGGACCTGACCCTGGACATCGAGTTCCAGTTGGTGCGCGGTGAGCGCATCTTTATCGAGCGCATCGACATCGAGGGCAACACCACCACGTTGGACCGCGTCATCCGTCGCCAGTTCGAGGTGGTCGAGGGCGATCCGTTCAACCCGCGTGCGATCCGCGAAAGCGCGGAACGTATCCGCGCGCTTGGCTTCTTCAACAAGGCCGATGTGGATGCGCGCGAAGGCTCCAGCCCACAGCAGGTTGTCATCGATGTGGACGTCGAGGAAAAGCCGACCGGCTCCATCAGCTTGGGCGGATCTTATTCCACGGCAAACGGCATCGGCATCACGTTTGGGTTCTCCGAAAAGAACTTTCTCGGGCGCGGGCAGGCGTTCAGCTTCAAGATCAGCAACGCCGCCGAATCGCAGCAATACGGTCTGCGGTTCGCGGAACCGGGTCTGTTCGGGCGTGACCTCGCATTGGGCTTCCAGCTGGGGTATTCGGAAACTGATAACCTGAATGCTGATTACGACACCGTCACCGGCATCTTCCAGCCTTTCCTGGAATTCCCGGTGGCCGAACAGGCGCGCCTGCAACTGCGCTATTCGCTGGACTATGGCCACATTCGAAATGCGACCGATGTCGGCGGTATCGTCATCGCTGAGGCGGCGGAGGGCGAGCGTTATGACAGTTCGGTTGGATATACTTATATCTTCGACTCGCTGGCACGCGGTCTGGATCCGAACACACGCTACCGTTTCGAATTTGGACAGGATTTTGCCGGACTTGGTGGCGACACCACATTCATCCGGACAAACGCCAAGGCCATTGCCCAAACCCGTATCATGAATGAAGAAGTCACCCTGCGCGCGACTTTGGAAGGCGGCGCATTGAGCTACACCCAAGGCGACAGCCGGGTGACCGACCGCTTCCTGGTTGGGCCCGACATCATGCGTGGCTTTACATACGGCGGAATTGGCCCGCGTGAAGTCGGGGGCGGTGTCGACGATGCGTTGGGCGGCAATCTCTACGCCGTTGCAAGGTTTGAGGCAGAGTTCCCGTTGGGCCTGCCCGAGGAATACGGCATCTCCGGCGGGCTGTTTTATGACGTCGGCTCGGTCTGGGGATTGAGCGATTCAACCAAGAACAAAGCTACCGAATCTGTTGTTTCCACCGGTTTTGACGCCCGCCATGTGATCGGCTTTTCGATCTTCTGGGACAGCGCGTTTGGTCCGCTTCGTCTGAACTTCTCCGAACCTCTGGTGAAACGAAAGTACGATGAGGTGCAGAACTTCAACCTGACGATCTCTAGCCAGTTCTGA
- the rseP gene encoding RIP metalloprotease RseP — MDPTTFIPQFGGALWTVIFFVVALSVIIAVHEYGHYIVGKKSGIFPEVFSLGFGPVIWSRVDRDGTKWQLAAIPFGGYVKFRGDANASGGVDEEAVEGLSKDEMRSTMSGAPLWARTATVAAGPLFNFALSIMIFTGVIMFRGELAEPLTVGDLRPLPVQQELQTGDRILAIEGSQLPDSDDRAVMGAYFDALPHQPTLDYTVDRDGQQVTVAGPYTYPPLATQIAPRSAAGDAGLRAGDVITAVDGEEIYAFEQLKERVEGSEGATLQLTVWRDGTLLDKEMTPRRVDEPQPGGGFQTFYRIGIVGGVAFEPATEATGIGSALGSGFTQVGRIIEGSLSGLWHMATGAISTCNLSGPIGIAETSGDMASQGTTNFIWFIAVLSTAVGLLNLFPVPVLDGGHLVFFAYEAVSGRPPSDRALKVLMSIGLTVVLSLMVFALSNDLFCP, encoded by the coding sequence TTGGACCCGACGACATTTATCCCGCAGTTCGGCGGAGCCCTCTGGACCGTGATCTTCTTCGTGGTCGCGCTTTCGGTGATCATCGCCGTGCATGAATACGGGCACTACATTGTCGGCAAGAAGTCCGGCATCTTTCCCGAAGTGTTCAGCTTGGGCTTTGGTCCGGTGATCTGGTCGCGCGTCGACCGGGATGGCACCAAATGGCAGCTCGCGGCGATTCCCTTCGGCGGCTACGTCAAGTTTCGGGGCGACGCAAACGCCTCTGGCGGCGTCGACGAAGAGGCCGTTGAGGGGCTGAGCAAGGATGAGATGCGCAGCACCATGTCCGGTGCGCCGCTCTGGGCGCGCACGGCGACGGTGGCGGCGGGGCCTCTGTTCAACTTTGCCCTGTCGATCATGATCTTTACCGGCGTCATCATGTTCCGCGGCGAACTGGCCGAGCCATTAACGGTCGGTGACCTACGCCCCCTTCCTGTGCAGCAAGAGCTGCAGACGGGCGACCGAATTCTTGCCATTGAGGGCAGCCAGCTGCCCGATTCTGACGACCGGGCTGTCATGGGGGCCTATTTTGACGCGCTGCCGCACCAGCCGACGCTGGACTATACAGTTGATCGCGACGGGCAGCAGGTCACAGTGGCCGGTCCCTATACCTATCCGCCGCTGGCGACCCAGATTGCGCCGCGTTCAGCGGCTGGCGATGCTGGCTTGCGTGCAGGCGACGTCATCACCGCCGTGGACGGCGAAGAAATCTATGCCTTTGAACAACTCAAAGAGCGGGTTGAGGGATCAGAGGGCGCGACACTGCAACTGACCGTCTGGCGCGATGGAACGCTTCTGGACAAGGAAATGACTCCGCGCCGTGTGGATGAACCGCAACCGGGCGGCGGGTTCCAGACGTTCTACCGAATCGGAATTGTTGGCGGCGTTGCCTTTGAACCGGCAACAGAGGCGACGGGAATCGGCTCTGCGCTTGGATCGGGGTTCACACAGGTGGGGCGTATCATCGAGGGGTCTCTGTCGGGTCTGTGGCACATGGCCACCGGCGCCATCAGCACCTGCAACCTGTCGGGGCCAATTGGAATCGCCGAAACCAGCGGTGACATGGCCAGCCAGGGCACCACGAATTTCATCTGGTTCATTGCGGTCCTGTCGACGGCTGTGGGCCTGTTGAACCTGTTTCCGGTCCCTGTGCTGGACGGCGGGCATCTTGTCTTCTTCGCTTATGAGGCGGTGTCGGGGCGTCCGCCCAGCGACCGCGCGCTCAAGGTGCTGATGTCGATCGGCCTGACTGTTGTGCTTTCGTTGATGGTCTTCGCACTTTCCAACGATTTGTTCTGTCCTTGA
- the dxr gene encoding 1-deoxy-D-xylulose-5-phosphate reductoisomerase → MSRRISIFGATGSIGQNTIDLIARDRAAYRVVALTGGGNIAQLARDARSLSAEIAVTADESRLDDLRAALAGSGVEAAAGRAALVEAASRPADWIMSAIVGAAGLEPGLRALQQGATLALANKESMVCAGPLMLRTARDRGGQILPVDSEHSAVFQALIGEDIAAVERVIITASGGAFRDWPLKDLARATPEQAATHPNWSMGQRITIDSASMFNKALELIETREFFGIAPAKIETVVHPESMIHALVGFNDGALMAHVGPPDMRHAIGFALHYPTRKALPVERLDLVKLGQLTFRDPCETRWPALRLAREVMQAGGLMGSVFNAAKERALDAFIDHRISFLGMAEVVEEVLVSLSSQAGHNAAGITLDMVAEADHLARIEADAVMQRKTW, encoded by the coding sequence TTGAGCCGTCGAATATCTATCTTTGGTGCGACCGGGTCGATTGGGCAAAACACCATCGACCTGATTGCACGGGATCGGGCCGCCTACCGTGTTGTTGCGCTGACAGGCGGGGGCAACATTGCGCAACTTGCGCGAGATGCCCGTTCTTTAAGTGCAGAAATCGCCGTTACGGCAGATGAGAGCCGGCTGGACGATCTGCGTGCAGCGCTTGCAGGCAGCGGAGTCGAGGCCGCCGCAGGACGCGCGGCGCTGGTCGAGGCCGCCAGCCGTCCCGCCGATTGGATCATGTCCGCCATTGTCGGCGCTGCTGGGCTGGAGCCGGGGCTGCGTGCCTTGCAGCAGGGGGCCACGCTGGCGCTGGCCAACAAGGAAAGCATGGTCTGCGCCGGTCCCCTGATGCTGCGCACCGCCCGGGACCGTGGTGGACAGATCCTGCCGGTGGACAGCGAGCATTCGGCGGTATTTCAAGCCTTGATCGGTGAAGACATCGCGGCCGTGGAACGGGTTATTATCACTGCAAGCGGGGGCGCGTTCCGAGATTGGCCACTAAAGGACCTGGCCCGCGCCACCCCGGAACAGGCCGCCACACATCCGAACTGGTCCATGGGCCAACGCATCACCATCGACTCCGCGTCGATGTTCAACAAGGCGCTGGAACTCATTGAAACCAGAGAATTCTTTGGCATCGCCCCAGCAAAGATTGAAACCGTCGTCCACCCGGAATCGATGATTCACGCATTGGTCGGGTTCAACGACGGCGCGCTGATGGCCCATGTCGGCCCGCCGGATATGCGCCATGCCATCGGATTTGCCTTACATTATCCGACGCGCAAGGCGCTGCCGGTGGAGCGGCTGGATCTGGTGAAACTGGGACAACTGACCTTTCGCGACCCCTGTGAGACCCGCTGGCCCGCCCTGAGATTGGCGCGTGAGGTTATGCAGGCGGGCGGACTTATGGGGTCGGTATTCAACGCTGCCAAGGAACGCGCGCTGGATGCCTTTATCGACCACCGGATTTCCTTTTTGGGTATGGCCGAGGTCGTCGAAGAGGTGCTGGTCAGCCTTTCGTCCCAAGCGGGTCACAATGCCGCCGGGATTACCCTTGATATGGTGGCAGAAGCAGACCATCTCGCACGCATAGAGGCCGACGCGGTCATGCAACGAAAAACCTGGTAA
- a CDS encoding phosphatidate cytidylyltransferase, which yields MSGKWRDLRVRVLSAVVLLAVALGAFLSGPTAFQFLIAGVTGVMIWEMCNLLDPRHRTLPVVAAVAVTALFIWIFRLGRADALESGLVLLGLCIGFALIVRRGWWIGFLYGGAVLLSGLWLAAFAVVQPNMILMLLGIVILTDIAGYFAGRAIGGPKFWPRVSPKKTWAGIIAGWIAAAILAGGLAVNAGLPVRIVLIWAVAAMFLSLASQLGDIAESAIKRRAGVKDASDLIPGHGGFMDRFDGIVGAATLFLILSLLGAL from the coding sequence ATGAGCGGCAAGTGGCGTGACCTGCGCGTTCGCGTACTGTCGGCGGTTGTTCTGTTGGCCGTGGCGCTGGGGGCGTTCCTGTCGGGGCCGACGGCCTTTCAATTTCTGATTGCCGGTGTGACTGGCGTGATGATTTGGGAAATGTGCAACCTGCTGGACCCCCGCCACCGTACTTTGCCGGTTGTGGCGGCGGTTGCTGTCACGGCGCTGTTCATCTGGATCTTTCGGCTGGGCCGGGCGGACGCGCTGGAAAGCGGTCTGGTGCTGCTGGGCCTGTGCATCGGCTTTGCCTTGATTGTGCGGCGCGGCTGGTGGATCGGCTTTCTATATGGCGGGGCCGTGTTGCTGTCCGGTTTGTGGCTGGCGGCTTTTGCCGTGGTGCAACCCAATATGATCCTGATGCTGTTGGGGATTGTCATCCTTACCGACATCGCAGGATATTTCGCCGGGCGCGCCATTGGCGGTCCCAAATTCTGGCCGCGGGTCAGTCCGAAAAAAACCTGGGCCGGGATAATCGCGGGCTGGATTGCAGCGGCGATCCTAGCCGGGGGGCTTGCGGTGAACGCGGGTTTGCCGGTCCGAATTGTGCTGATCTGGGCGGTTGCGGCGATGTTTCTGTCGCTGGCCTCGCAATTGGGGGACATCGCCGAAAGCGCGATCAAGCGGCGCGCGGGGGTCAAGGACGCCTCGGACCTCATTCCGGGTCATGGCGGGTTCATGGACCGGTTTGACGGCATTGTCGGCGCGGCCACGCTGTTTCTGATCTTGAGCCTGTTGGGCGCGCTTTGA
- the uppS gene encoding polyprenyl diphosphate synthase: MARPMLDTIGPKHVAIIMDGNGRWATMRGRPRLFGHHAGARRVREVVEACPDFGVKYLTIFAFSTENWKRTQVEVAGLMSLFRRYIMKEMQAFVKDNVRVRFIGDRVRLDAKLRGLMDEAEDFTKHCTGVNLTIALNYGGRDEVARAAQRLAFDVKEGKLDPAEIDLETLPRYLDTHVLPDPDLVIRTSGEARISNFLLWQSAYAEYEFLDTLWPDFGAEELGRLCAKFGERDRRFGAVKA, encoded by the coding sequence ATGGCCAGACCAATGCTGGACACGATTGGCCCGAAACATGTGGCCATCATCATGGATGGCAATGGCCGTTGGGCAACGATGCGGGGGCGTCCACGTCTGTTTGGCCACCATGCAGGCGCGCGCCGCGTGCGCGAGGTGGTTGAGGCCTGCCCGGATTTTGGCGTCAAATACCTGACGATATTCGCCTTTTCGACTGAAAACTGGAAGCGGACACAGGTAGAGGTGGCGGGCCTGATGAGCCTGTTCCGGCGCTATATCATGAAAGAGATGCAGGCGTTTGTTAAGGATAACGTGCGCGTGCGCTTTATTGGTGATCGCGTCCGTCTGGATGCCAAATTGCGCGGCCTGATGGACGAGGCAGAGGATTTCACCAAGCATTGCACCGGCGTCAACCTGACCATCGCCCTGAACTATGGTGGCCGGGACGAAGTGGCGCGCGCCGCGCAGCGTCTTGCCTTTGACGTGAAAGAGGGCAAGCTGGACCCGGCAGAAATCGACCTTGAAACCCTGCCGCGTTACCTTGACACCCATGTGCTGCCCGATCCCGATCTGGTGATCCGCACCAGTGGTGAGGCGCGGATTTCCAATTTTCTGCTCTGGCAGTCGGCCTACGCCGAGTATGAATTTCTCGACACGCTCTGGCCCGATTTCGGAGCCGAGGAACTTGGGCGCCTGTGTGCCAAGTTCGGTGAGCGCGATCGCCGCTTCGGTGCCGTGAAAGCATGA
- the frr gene encoding ribosome recycling factor, translated as MSEDFELDTADLARRMDGAMANLRTEFASLRTGRASASMLEPVQVDAYGQMTPINQVGTVNVPEPRMVTINVWDKGLVGKVEKAIRESGLGINPQLNGTIIMLPIPELNEERRRELGKVAGQYAEHARVSIRNVRRDGMEQIKKAKNDGMSEDDQKLWESEVQDMTDTYIKKVDEALETKQAEIMQV; from the coding sequence ATGTCCGAAGATTTCGAACTCGATACCGCTGACCTGGCGCGCCGCATGGATGGCGCCATGGCAAACCTGCGCACGGAATTTGCGTCGCTGCGCACCGGACGCGCATCGGCCTCGATGCTGGAGCCGGTGCAGGTCGACGCCTATGGCCAGATGACCCCGATCAACCAGGTCGGCACTGTAAACGTGCCAGAACCGCGTATGGTCACCATCAATGTCTGGGACAAAGGGCTGGTTGGAAAAGTGGAAAAAGCCATTCGTGAGAGTGGTTTGGGGATCAATCCCCAACTGAACGGCACCATCATCATGCTGCCGATCCCCGAACTGAACGAGGAACGCCGCCGCGAGTTGGGGAAGGTTGCTGGTCAATACGCCGAACACGCTCGTGTCTCGATTCGCAACGTGCGCCGCGATGGCATGGAACAGATCAAGAAAGCCAAGAACGACGGTATGAGCGAGGACGACCAGAAACTTTGGGAATCCGAAGTGCAGGACATGACCGACACCTACATCAAGAAGGTCGATGAGGCGCTAGAGACCAAACAGGCGGAAATCATGCAGGTCTGA
- a CDS encoding GlxA family transcriptional regulator, with the protein MHICLILFPGFPMLAYVLAREVLLLANECAGQHLFSFQTRTVTGTHVAAADGTAVAGDQPDWHGAQGFDLVLLCAGNDPLNALPMGLRAFLNRAEATGATLGGLDGGAVILAKLGFLAGRTAVLDQSALAELTTAGHTIALTEGAFSCDRQRLTTAGGMATGDALLAWIARAHSPTLAARVAETLAHGRIGQAGEQQRLVQAIDPLLDRMQAIMAAHIEHPIPVERVATELGLSPKQLRLRCRKGLGQTPAQVYNGLRLDRAAQLISGTELSVQAVARAAGFASPSAFTRSYHARFGAPPRNQRRARRAGALMRTSPDQSDERRSASGHNP; encoded by the coding sequence ATGCACATCTGCCTGATCCTATTTCCCGGCTTTCCGATGCTGGCCTATGTCCTCGCGCGCGAGGTGTTGCTGCTGGCAAACGAGTGCGCGGGCCAACATCTGTTCTCGTTCCAGACGCGGACGGTCACGGGAACGCACGTGGCAGCGGCCGACGGAACAGCGGTGGCCGGGGATCAGCCTGACTGGCATGGGGCACAGGGGTTTGATCTAGTGCTGTTGTGCGCGGGGAACGACCCGCTGAACGCTCTGCCGATGGGACTGCGCGCCTTTCTCAACCGGGCTGAGGCGACGGGGGCGACGCTGGGCGGACTGGATGGCGGCGCTGTGATTCTGGCCAAGCTGGGCTTTCTGGCCGGGCGCACGGCGGTGTTGGATCAGTCAGCGCTGGCGGAATTGACCACTGCTGGCCACACCATCGCCCTGACAGAGGGGGCGTTTTCCTGTGATCGGCAACGGCTGACAACGGCGGGCGGGATGGCCACCGGCGATGCTCTGCTGGCGTGGATCGCACGGGCACACAGCCCGACATTGGCCGCGCGCGTGGCAGAGACACTGGCGCATGGCCGCATCGGTCAGGCCGGGGAACAGCAACGGCTTGTGCAGGCCATTGATCCGCTGTTGGACCGGATGCAGGCGATCATGGCAGCACATATCGAACACCCAATTCCGGTTGAACGGGTGGCCACTGAACTGGGGCTGAGCCCGAAACAACTGCGCCTGCGCTGCCGCAAGGGATTGGGACAGACTCCGGCGCAGGTCTACAATGGTCTCAGACTGGATCGGGCAGCACAGTTGATCTCGGGAACTGAACTGTCTGTACAGGCCGTTGCGCGGGCCGCGGGCTTTGCCTCTCCCTCTGCCTTTACGCGCAGCTATCATGCCCGTTTTGGCGCCCCGCCCCGCAACCAGCGTCGGGCAAGACGAGCCGGTGCCTTGATGCGCACATCGCCCGACCAATCGGACGAACGCCGCAGCGCGAGTGGACACAACCCCTGA
- the pyrH gene encoding UMP kinase has translation MTEASTPQTTYKRVMLKISGEALMGDQGYGLHPPTVQRIAREVKSVQEMGVEICMVIGGGNIFRGLAGSAQGMERTTADYMGMLATVMNALAMQSALEGVGVFTRVISAIRMDEVAEPYIRRRAVRHLEKKRVCIFAAGTGNPYFTTDTAAALRANEMACEAIIMGKNGTDGVYDSDPRTNPDAKRFDEVSFDEVLSKNLKVMDASAIALARDNNMPIIVFSLDEPGGFRGILAGQGTYTRVCEKVFPAQSDKPGPSPA, from the coding sequence ATGACCGAGGCCAGCACCCCGCAAACCACCTACAAACGTGTCATGCTCAAGATCTCCGGCGAGGCGTTGATGGGCGATCAGGGCTATGGTCTGCATCCGCCAACCGTTCAACGGATCGCGCGTGAGGTGAAATCGGTTCAGGAAATGGGCGTCGAGATCTGCATGGTGATCGGCGGCGGCAATATCTTTCGCGGGCTGGCAGGCAGCGCGCAGGGGATGGAACGCACCACTGCCGACTACATGGGCATGTTGGCCACGGTGATGAATGCGCTGGCGATGCAGTCCGCGCTTGAAGGCGTTGGCGTCTTTACCCGCGTGATCAGCGCGATCCGCATGGACGAGGTGGCAGAGCCCTATATCCGCCGCCGCGCTGTGCGCCACCTTGAGAAGAAACGCGTTTGCATCTTTGCCGCAGGTACAGGCAACCCCTATTTCACCACCGACACAGCCGCCGCGCTGCGCGCCAATGAGATGGCCTGCGAGGCGATAATCATGGGCAAGAATGGCACCGACGGGGTTTACGACAGTGACCCACGCACCAATCCCGACGCCAAACGATTTGACGAAGTCAGCTTTGACGAGGTGCTGTCAAAGAACCTCAAGGTCATGGACGCTTCTGCGATCGCGCTGGCACGCGACAACAATATGCCGATCATCGTGTTTTCATTGGACGAACCGGGCGGTTTCCGGGGTATTCTCGCCGGGCAGGGCACCTATACGCGAGTTTGTGAAAAGGTGTTTCCGGCGCAGTCGGACAAGCCGGGACCGTCCCCAGCCTGA